Proteins found in one Longimicrobiaceae bacterium genomic segment:
- the atpG gene encoding ATP synthase F1 subunit gamma — protein sequence MAKARELKGRIRSVQNTRKITRTMEMVATSKLKRAQDRVEAARPYAEKLTEVIRRILTPELAARYPLLRQPETVGRAAVVLLTANRGLAGAFNTNLIKEARGLLRDLRASGAHTELHVAGKKGVSFFRFLGEPMRTQITDIGDRPGAADAERIVGTLMDEFARGELDAVHLVYAKFNSALSTPPTTLQLLPVQTPEGAEKGPAVDYVLEPGADEILGAILPLYVRNSVYRALVESAAGFQGSQRTAMKNATDNAGDMLEALTRTYNRVRQAAITQEIAEIVGGAAALD from the coding sequence ATGGCCAAGGCCAGAGAACTGAAGGGCCGGATCCGCTCGGTCCAGAACACGCGCAAGATCACGCGGACGATGGAGATGGTGGCCACGTCCAAGCTGAAGCGCGCGCAGGACCGCGTGGAGGCGGCGCGCCCGTACGCCGAGAAGCTGACCGAGGTGATCCGCCGCATCCTCACCCCGGAGCTGGCGGCGCGCTACCCGCTGCTGCGGCAGCCGGAGACGGTGGGCCGCGCCGCGGTGGTGCTGCTCACCGCCAACCGCGGCCTGGCCGGCGCCTTCAACACCAACCTGATCAAGGAAGCGCGCGGCCTGCTGCGCGACCTGCGCGCGAGCGGCGCCCACACCGAGCTGCACGTGGCGGGCAAGAAGGGCGTCTCCTTCTTCCGCTTCCTGGGCGAGCCCATGCGCACCCAGATCACCGACATCGGCGACCGCCCCGGCGCCGCCGACGCCGAGCGCATCGTGGGCACGCTCATGGACGAGTTCGCCCGCGGCGAGCTGGACGCGGTGCACCTGGTGTACGCCAAGTTCAACTCGGCGCTCAGCACCCCACCCACCACCCTCCAGCTCCTCCCGGTGCAGACGCCGGAAGGGGCCGAGAAGGGCCCGGCGGTCGACTACGTGCTGGAGCCCGGCGCCGACGAGATCCTTGGCGCCATCCTGCCGCTGTACGTGCGCAACAGCGTGTACCGCGCGCTGGTGGAGAGCGCGGCGGGCTTCCAGGGCTCGCAGCGCACGGCCATGAAGAACGCCACGGACAACGCGGGCGACATGCTCGAAGCCCTGACGCGGACCTACAACCGGGTCCGGCAGGCCGCCATCACGCAGGAGATCGCCGAGATCGTCGGCGGCGCTGCGGCGCTGGATTAG
- the atpA gene encoding F0F1 ATP synthase subunit alpha, translating into MADTQLRASEIKSVLLGEIEHYREDLRGEQIGEILEVKDGIARIYGLMGTMASEMLEITARHTGAVVTALALNLEEDNIGAVILGDWTGIQEGDQVRRTTRVLDIPVGPEFLGRVVNPLGEPVDGKGPIHPAGRRQVDIVAPGIVLRQPVKEPMQTGIKAIDALIPIGRGQRELIIGDRGTGKTAIAVDAIINQKGNDVVCVYVAIGQKNSTIAGVVQRLTDAGAMGYTIIVAASASDSAAIQYIAPYSGTALAEYFMYTKDEAGKGKATLCVYDDLSKQAVAYRQMSLVLRRPPGREAYPGDVFYLHSRLLERAAKLSDEMGGGSLTALPIIETQAGDVSAYIPTNVISITDGQIFLESNLFYSGVRPAVNVGISVSRVGGAAQVKAMKKVAGKLKGELAQYRELEAFAAFGSELDAVTQRQLARGARSVEVLKQPQYSPMPVEHQVAIIYALTNGYLDEVDVAQIRVWERDFHVYLRAQHPQVLAAIRDAKDLSADTEKALVEAIKHYAQLFADPHSPVGTDTYANSAILNETDADRHMSDEQLQLAQRPEANAAGARQSY; encoded by the coding sequence ATGGCTGACACCCAGCTCCGCGCCAGCGAGATCAAGAGCGTCCTGCTCGGCGAGATCGAGCACTACCGCGAGGACCTCCGCGGCGAGCAGATCGGCGAGATCCTCGAGGTCAAGGACGGCATCGCCCGCATCTACGGCCTCATGGGCACCATGGCCAGCGAGATGCTCGAGATCACCGCCCGCCACACCGGCGCCGTGGTCACCGCGCTGGCGCTCAATCTGGAAGAGGACAACATCGGCGCCGTGATCCTCGGCGACTGGACGGGGATCCAGGAGGGCGACCAGGTGCGCCGCACCACGCGCGTGCTCGACATCCCCGTGGGCCCCGAGTTCCTGGGCCGCGTGGTCAACCCGCTGGGCGAGCCGGTCGACGGCAAGGGCCCCATCCACCCCGCGGGCCGCCGCCAGGTGGACATCGTGGCGCCCGGCATCGTGCTGCGGCAGCCGGTGAAGGAGCCCATGCAGACGGGCATCAAGGCCATCGACGCCCTGATCCCCATCGGGCGCGGCCAGCGCGAGCTGATCATCGGCGACCGCGGCACGGGCAAGACGGCGATCGCGGTGGACGCGATCATCAACCAGAAGGGCAACGACGTCGTCTGCGTGTACGTGGCCATCGGCCAGAAGAACTCGACCATCGCGGGCGTGGTGCAGCGCCTGACCGACGCCGGCGCCATGGGCTACACCATCATCGTCGCCGCCTCGGCCTCGGACTCGGCCGCGATCCAGTACATCGCGCCGTACTCGGGCACCGCGCTGGCCGAGTACTTCATGTACACGAAGGACGAGGCCGGCAAGGGCAAGGCGACGCTCTGCGTGTACGACGACCTCTCCAAGCAGGCCGTGGCGTACCGCCAGATGTCGCTCGTCCTGCGCCGCCCGCCGGGCCGCGAGGCGTACCCGGGCGACGTGTTCTACCTGCACTCGCGCCTGCTGGAGCGCGCGGCCAAGCTCTCGGACGAGATGGGCGGCGGGTCGCTGACCGCGCTCCCCATCATCGAGACGCAGGCCGGCGACGTGTCGGCGTACATCCCGACCAACGTGATCTCCATCACCGACGGCCAGATCTTCCTCGAGTCGAACCTCTTCTACTCGGGCGTGCGGCCGGCGGTGAACGTGGGCATCTCGGTGTCGCGCGTGGGCGGCGCGGCGCAGGTCAAGGCGATGAAGAAGGTGGCCGGCAAGCTCAAGGGCGAGCTGGCGCAGTACCGCGAGCTCGAGGCGTTCGCCGCCTTCGGCTCCGAGCTCGACGCCGTCACGCAGCGCCAGCTGGCGCGCGGCGCCCGCTCGGTCGAGGTGCTGAAGCAGCCGCAGTACTCGCCCATGCCGGTCGAGCACCAGGTCGCGATCATCTACGCGCTGACCAACGGCTACCTCGACGAGGTGGACGTGGCGCAGATCCGGGTGTGGGAGCGCGACTTCCACGTCTACCTGCGCGCGCAGCACCCCCAGGTCCTGGCCGCCATCCGCGACGCGAAGGACCTGAGCGCCGACACCGAGAAGGCGCTGGTGGAGGCCATCAAGCACTACGCCCAGCTCTTCGCCGACCCGCACTCGCCGGTGGGCACCGACACCTACGCGAACTCGGCGATCCTGAACGAGACCGACGCCGACCGCCACATGTCGGACGAGCAGCTGCAGCTGGCCCAGCGCCCCGAGGCGAACGCCGCCGGCGCCCGCCAGAGCTACTGA
- the atpH gene encoding ATP synthase F1 subunit delta, with protein sequence MRSQIVARSYAGTLLALAERNGGRATVDAFLEAATGLAALLRAEPEVRGFLETPRIAPAAKRKALRAALEGRAPELFVRFVEIVVDKRRQALLPDIADAYSDLVDRLEGRTRVSVTLAAPADEALQGEIRRALEAKLGVAVVPTFTMDEELVGGVVVRVGDQVLDGSVRRRAQELRRRMLAAELPQHAAAV encoded by the coding sequence GTGCGCTCGCAGATCGTCGCCCGCAGCTACGCCGGGACGCTGCTCGCGCTGGCCGAGCGCAACGGCGGGCGGGCCACCGTGGACGCCTTCCTCGAGGCCGCGACGGGGCTGGCCGCGCTGCTGCGCGCCGAGCCCGAGGTGCGCGGCTTCCTGGAGACGCCCCGCATCGCCCCCGCCGCCAAGCGCAAGGCGCTGCGGGCCGCGCTGGAGGGCCGCGCCCCCGAGCTGTTCGTGCGCTTCGTGGAGATCGTGGTAGACAAGCGCCGCCAGGCGCTGCTGCCCGACATCGCCGACGCGTACTCGGACCTGGTGGACCGGCTGGAAGGCCGCACCCGCGTGTCGGTGACGCTCGCCGCCCCGGCCGACGAGGCGCTGCAGGGCGAGATCCGCCGGGCGCTCGAGGCCAAGCTGGGCGTGGCCGTGGTGCCCACCTTCACGATGGACGAGGAGCTGGTGGGGGGAGTGGTCGTGCGCGTGGGCGACCAGGTGCTCGACGGGTCGGTGCGGCGCCGCGCGCAGGAGCTGCGCCGCCGCATGCTGGCCGCCGAGCTGCCGCAGCACGCCGCCGCGGTCTGA
- the atpF gene encoding F0F1 ATP synthase subunit B, whose protein sequence is MRRYLAVLTALVLGSAAPLHAQERGLLDPSFGLMIWTIVIFVLVLAILYWTAYPAILGAVDAREAHIRELAEATERDRAEAARLREEQERLLEETRQRTQDAIAEGRAVGERVREEIVAAAHRDREELMARAHRDIESERQNALEAVRRDAVDLAMAAAEKLVRRSLATEDNRRMVLDYLGQVQVERLPAATGA, encoded by the coding sequence ATGCGTCGCTATCTCGCGGTTCTCACCGCCCTGGTCCTCGGCTCCGCCGCCCCGCTGCACGCGCAGGAGCGCGGCCTGCTCGACCCGAGCTTCGGCCTGATGATCTGGACGATCGTCATCTTCGTGCTCGTCCTGGCCATCCTCTACTGGACGGCCTACCCGGCGATCCTGGGCGCCGTGGACGCGCGCGAGGCGCACATCCGCGAGCTGGCCGAGGCCACCGAGCGCGACCGCGCCGAGGCCGCCCGCCTGCGCGAGGAGCAGGAGCGCCTGCTCGAGGAGACGCGGCAGCGCACGCAGGACGCGATCGCCGAGGGCCGCGCGGTGGGCGAGCGCGTGCGCGAGGAGATCGTGGCCGCCGCGCACCGTGACCGCGAGGAGCTGATGGCCCGCGCGCACCGCGACATCGAGTCCGAGCGCCAGAATGCGCTCGAGGCCGTGCGCCGCGACGCCGTGGACCTGGCGATGGCCGCCGCCGAGAAGCTGGTTCGCCGCAGCCTGGCCACCGAGGACAACCGCCGCATGGTGCTGGACTACCTGGGCCAGGTGCAGGTCGAGCGGCTTCCCGCCGCGACGGGGGCCTGA
- a CDS encoding ATP synthase F0 subunit C, translating to MQTANMFLSNGLMGAALGAGLAVIGAGIGIGLIGSGAMQGMARQPEIAGQIQTGGLILAALVEGAALFAIVVTFLIQSGILKAVTH from the coding sequence ATGCAGACTGCGAACATGTTCCTCAGCAACGGCCTGATGGGCGCCGCCCTCGGCGCCGGCCTGGCCGTCATCGGTGCCGGCATCGGCATCGGCCTCATCGGGTCGGGCGCCATGCAGGGTATGGCCCGCCAGCCCGAGATCGCCGGCCAGATCCAGACGGGCGGCCTGATCCTCGCGGCCCTCGTGGAGGGCGCGGCCCTCTTCGCCATCGTGGTGACGTTCCTGATCCAGAGCGGCATCCTGAAAGCGGTCACGCACTAG
- the atpB gene encoding F0F1 ATP synthase subunit A, translated as MIASIAILFALAGAPQTAAAQTPAPVATLAQAQEAPAAEHRATTAERELHAEGAEHGKKDEVDFMEHILDSREVEIPFTHGHYELPAPGSWMVGSIDMTPTRHVVYLGVAGLLTILLVSMAAAAARRAPAGRTQGRRHNALEALVLFIRNDVVMRNIDHGEKYAPFIVTLFFFVLFANLLGLVPGGSTATANVSVTAALAIMTFIIIEVTGMMAMGTAYLGTIFYWNKDLALPMRVLMFFIMTPVEVVSKITKPFALAIRLMANMVAGHVVLLAIISLIFVFQSLWLAGPPLLMAIALNFLEIFVGFLQAFIFALLASVFIGMMRHAHH; from the coding sequence ATGATCGCTAGCATCGCCATCCTGTTCGCCCTCGCGGGCGCCCCGCAGACGGCCGCCGCGCAGACGCCGGCGCCCGTCGCCACGCTCGCCCAGGCGCAGGAGGCTCCCGCCGCGGAGCACCGCGCCACCACAGCCGAGCGCGAGCTGCACGCCGAGGGCGCCGAGCACGGGAAGAAGGACGAGGTCGACTTCATGGAGCACATCCTCGACTCGCGCGAGGTCGAGATCCCGTTCACGCACGGGCACTACGAGCTGCCGGCGCCGGGGTCCTGGATGGTCGGCTCCATCGACATGACGCCCACACGGCACGTGGTGTACCTGGGCGTCGCGGGCCTGCTCACGATCCTGCTGGTGTCGATGGCCGCCGCGGCCGCGCGCCGCGCGCCGGCCGGCCGCACGCAGGGCCGCCGGCACAACGCGCTCGAGGCGCTGGTGCTCTTCATCCGCAACGACGTGGTGATGCGCAACATCGACCACGGCGAGAAGTACGCGCCCTTCATCGTCACGCTCTTCTTCTTCGTGCTCTTCGCCAACCTGCTGGGCCTGGTGCCCGGCGGGTCGACCGCCACGGCCAACGTGTCGGTCACCGCGGCGCTGGCGATCATGACCTTCATCATCATCGAGGTCACCGGCATGATGGCGATGGGGACCGCGTACCTGGGCACCATCTTCTACTGGAACAAGGACCTGGCGCTCCCCATGCGGGTGCTCATGTTCTTCATCATGACCCCGGTCGAGGTGGTGAGCAAGATCACCAAGCCCTTCGCGCTGGCCATCCGCCTCATGGCGAACATGGTCGCGGGGCACGTGGTGCTGCTGGCGATCATCTCGCTGATCTTCGTCTTCCAGAGCCTCTGGCTGGCGGGGCCGCCGCTGCTGATGGCGATCGCGCTCAACTTCCTGGAGATCTTCGTGGGCTTCCTGCAGGCGTTCATCTTCGCCCTGCTGGCCAGCGTGTTCATCGGGATGATGCGGCACGCGCACCACTGA
- a CDS encoding AtpZ/AtpI family protein: MAPDPTRPPRSPGQGPGGGEMMGAGFQLVGCILAGLFGGQWLDARLGTAPWLLLLGVFLGFGASFWSIYTRLTPRGGGRK, encoded by the coding sequence ATGGCACCAGATCCCACGCGCCCGCCCAGGTCTCCGGGGCAGGGCCCGGGCGGCGGCGAGATGATGGGAGCGGGCTTCCAGCTGGTGGGGTGCATCCTGGCCGGCCTCTTCGGCGGCCAGTGGCTGGACGCCCGGCTGGGCACCGCGCCCTGGCTCCTGCTGCTGGGCGTGTTCCTGGGCTTCGGCGCCAGCTTCTGGTCCATCTACACCCGCCTGACTCCCCGCGGCGGAGGGCGTAAGTGA
- a CDS encoding BsuPI-related putative proteinase inhibitor, with the protein MASLAGCDPPAPGPEPAGAPAASAPGLATSIQVKTFPDSVSFVLSATNTGAEPVALTFPSGQSFDFTVLQGEREVWSWARGRMFTQAVRSEMLAPGETRSWEASWRPEPGLRGRLTARGRLTALGVSAERSTYFDLP; encoded by the coding sequence ATGGCCTCGCTCGCCGGCTGCGACCCGCCCGCTCCCGGCCCCGAGCCCGCAGGCGCGCCCGCCGCCTCGGCCCCGGGCCTGGCGACCTCCATCCAGGTGAAGACCTTCCCCGACAGCGTAAGCTTCGTGCTGAGCGCCACCAACACGGGCGCCGAGCCGGTCGCGCTCACCTTCCCCAGCGGGCAGAGCTTCGACTTCACCGTGCTGCAGGGCGAGCGCGAGGTGTGGAGCTGGGCCCGCGGGCGCATGTTCACGCAGGCGGTGCGCAGCGAGATGCTGGCGCCGGGCGAGACGCGCTCGTGGGAGGCGTCGTGGCGGCCGGAGCCGGGGCTGCGCGGCCGCCTGACGGCGCGCGGCCGGCTTACCGCCCTGGGCGTCTCGGCCGAGCGGTCTACCTACTTCGACCTTCCCTGA
- a CDS encoding hemolysin family protein, with protein sequence MTPPDDGAAPGGLRALLGRLGRRATDAVAGDEGQIVAPSDRPLDEHRRQIIDRVLHLDEARAWDVMTPRVDVFAWPARLTLAEIAPQLGTVRYSRIPVYGDTIDDVVGVLYVRDAYGALISGQRDVPLGELAREPFLVPGSIPLMKLLRDFQARRIHLGVVIDEYGGTDGLVTLEDILEEMVGEIVDETDVEEQPIVRVGRNEVAVEGYADLREINHFFNTSFPQLEHRSFNGYVLDELGHVPRAGDELVREGIRIRIVDASDTQVLRAHLFRDHPAEDAELGDADSGDANHGGPADGATSAENIGKKRSGRGAH encoded by the coding sequence GTGACGCCGCCCGACGACGGGGCCGCGCCCGGCGGGCTGCGCGCTCTTCTGGGGCGCCTGGGCCGCCGCGCGACCGACGCCGTGGCGGGCGACGAGGGGCAGATCGTGGCCCCGTCCGACCGGCCGCTCGACGAGCACCGCCGCCAGATCATAGACCGGGTGCTGCACCTGGACGAGGCCCGCGCGTGGGACGTGATGACGCCGCGCGTGGACGTCTTCGCCTGGCCCGCGCGGCTCACGCTGGCCGAGATCGCGCCGCAGCTGGGCACCGTGCGCTACTCGCGCATCCCCGTGTACGGCGACACCATCGACGACGTGGTGGGCGTCCTCTACGTCCGGGACGCGTACGGCGCCCTCATCTCCGGGCAGCGCGACGTGCCGCTGGGCGAGCTGGCCCGCGAGCCCTTCCTGGTGCCCGGCAGCATCCCGCTCATGAAGCTGCTGCGCGACTTCCAGGCGCGCCGCATCCACCTGGGCGTGGTGATCGACGAGTACGGCGGCACCGACGGGCTGGTCACGCTGGAAGACATCCTCGAGGAGATGGTGGGCGAGATCGTGGACGAGACCGACGTGGAGGAGCAGCCCATCGTGCGCGTGGGGCGCAACGAGGTGGCGGTGGAGGGCTACGCGGACCTGCGCGAGATCAACCACTTCTTCAACACCAGCTTCCCGCAGCTGGAGCACCGCTCGTTCAACGGCTACGTGCTGGACGAGCTGGGCCACGTGCCCCGCGCGGGCGACGAGCTGGTGCGCGAGGGCATCCGCATCCGCATCGTGGACGCGTCGGACACGCAGGTGCTGCGCGCGCACCTCTTCCGCGACCACCCGGCGGAGGACGCTGAGTTGGGAGATGCGGATTCGGGAGATGCGAACCACGGCGGGCCGGCAGATGGAGCGACGTCCGCCGAGAACATCGGGAAGAAGCGGAGTGGCCGTGGCGCGCACTGA
- a CDS encoding threonine/serine dehydratase, translating into MARTDPPTISDVVSAARRLRGVVRRTPLERSAALSEIAGCDVWLKMEGMQRTGSFKLRGSYNAVALLSAEERARGLVSASAGNHGMGLALAASSLGARATVFVPEDAPETKRRRIARCGAELRTVRGGYDDAHHAAEEHARSAGATFVNAYSDPDVVAGHGTVGLEVFEELPSVRTLLLPVGGGGLIGGVGLAARALGPGVRVVGVQSEETSAMHASLAAGHLTIPPMGPTLCEGLSGETDQRSLDLVRHVVDDVVLVSEAAVRRAIRWLYVEEGIVAEGSSATVAAALLEGVAANLAGPVAAVLTGSNIDAPRLAEILSE; encoded by the coding sequence GTGGCGCGCACTGATCCACCGACGATATCGGACGTGGTCTCCGCCGCGCGCCGGCTGCGCGGCGTCGTTCGGCGGACGCCGCTGGAGCGCTCGGCCGCGCTGTCGGAGATCGCGGGCTGCGACGTGTGGCTGAAGATGGAGGGGATGCAGCGCACCGGCTCGTTCAAGCTGCGCGGCTCGTACAACGCCGTCGCGCTTCTTTCGGCGGAAGAGAGGGCGCGGGGGCTGGTGTCGGCGTCCGCCGGAAACCACGGGATGGGGCTGGCGCTGGCGGCGTCTTCCCTCGGCGCCCGCGCCACCGTCTTCGTGCCGGAGGACGCGCCGGAGACCAAGCGGCGCCGCATCGCCCGCTGCGGGGCGGAGCTGCGCACCGTGCGCGGCGGGTACGACGACGCGCACCACGCGGCAGAGGAGCACGCGCGCTCGGCCGGCGCGACATTCGTGAACGCGTACAGCGACCCGGACGTGGTCGCCGGCCACGGCACGGTGGGACTGGAGGTGTTCGAGGAGCTGCCGTCCGTGCGCACGCTGCTCCTCCCCGTGGGCGGCGGCGGGCTGATCGGCGGCGTAGGGCTGGCCGCGCGCGCGCTCGGCCCGGGCGTGCGCGTGGTGGGCGTGCAGAGCGAGGAGACGTCGGCCATGCACGCGTCCCTCGCCGCCGGTCATCTCACGATCCCGCCCATGGGGCCCACGCTGTGCGAGGGGCTTTCGGGCGAGACGGACCAGCGCAGCCTGGACCTCGTCCGCCATGTGGTGGACGACGTCGTGCTGGTGAGCGAGGCCGCGGTGCGCCGCGCCATCCGCTGGCTGTACGTGGAAGAAGGGATCGTGGCGGAAGGATCGTCCGCGACGGTGGCGGCGGCGCTGCTGGAAGGCGTGGCCGCCAATCTCGCCGGGCCCGTGGCCGCGGTGCTCACCGGAAGCAACATCGACGCTCCGCGCCTGGCGGAGATCCTATCGGAATGA
- a CDS encoding gamma carbonic anhydrase family protein: MATILPFAGIRPRIHPTAFIAPTATVIGNVTVEAEASVWFGAVIRGDEPEHEIRVGARTSIQDNVVLHVSQRGPTIIGPEVTVGHGAILESCVVGRGALIGMNATVLQGAEVGEQALIAAGATVGDGASIPPRTMAAGTPARVKKELEGESLGWILNSAGHYVDLSRQYLREGIGRVDGWTDEE; this comes from the coding sequence ATGGCGACGATACTACCGTTCGCGGGAATCCGGCCCCGCATCCACCCCACCGCCTTCATCGCCCCCACCGCCACGGTGATCGGCAACGTGACGGTGGAAGCGGAGGCGAGCGTGTGGTTCGGCGCCGTGATCCGCGGCGACGAGCCGGAGCACGAGATCCGGGTGGGCGCCCGCACCAGCATCCAGGACAACGTGGTCCTGCACGTCAGCCAGCGCGGGCCCACCATCATCGGGCCCGAGGTGACGGTGGGGCACGGCGCCATCCTGGAGAGCTGCGTGGTGGGCCGGGGCGCGCTGATCGGGATGAACGCGACCGTGCTCCAGGGCGCCGAGGTGGGCGAGCAGGCGCTGATCGCCGCTGGCGCCACGGTGGGCGACGGCGCCAGCATCCCCCCGCGCACCATGGCCGCGGGTACGCCCGCGCGGGTCAAGAAGGAGCTGGAGGGCGAGTCGCTGGGCTGGATCCTCAACAGCGCCGGCCACTACGTCGACCTGTCGCGCCAATACCTGCGCGAGGGCATCGGACGCGTGGACGGGTGGACGGACGAGGAGTGA
- a CDS encoding M20/M25/M40 family metallo-hydrolase: MTDGSMGELLRTLCDLPGPTGQEEAVTDWVARDWEGRGEITRTPVGNLLLHLPGPGPRVLMAAHADELSLIVRSITPEGFLHVLPGERDHFAGPAFLGAPLRILADGGPVPGVFATTTGHALTAEQKEKNRLSWDDVFVDCGMTAPEVAAAGIRIGTRMVWDPGTRKVGRLLMGKAMDDRLGVAVLVEVARRVDPARLRFDLTLALTVQEEIGMVGVASVARGGREYDVGFIIDNGLAGDIPTVSDLHVPVRLGGGPALVHRDTSAHYSRRLAEELRAVAGREGIPVQDAVLYHYSSDGAQLIRQGMETLLVAPPIRYSHSPFEAVDPADVEATARLFAAYLTDGGAGTA, encoded by the coding sequence ATGACCGACGGAAGCATGGGAGAGCTCCTGCGCACGCTTTGCGACCTCCCGGGGCCCACCGGCCAGGAGGAGGCGGTGACCGACTGGGTCGCGCGGGACTGGGAGGGGCGCGGGGAGATAACGCGCACCCCTGTCGGCAACCTGCTGCTGCACCTGCCCGGCCCGGGCCCCCGCGTGCTGATGGCCGCGCATGCCGACGAGCTGTCGCTGATCGTGCGCTCCATCACCCCCGAGGGCTTCCTGCACGTGCTGCCCGGCGAGCGCGACCACTTCGCGGGGCCCGCGTTCCTCGGCGCGCCGCTCCGCATCCTTGCAGACGGCGGCCCTGTCCCCGGCGTGTTCGCCACGACCACCGGGCACGCGCTCACCGCGGAGCAGAAGGAGAAGAACCGCCTGTCGTGGGACGACGTGTTCGTGGACTGCGGCATGACGGCGCCAGAGGTGGCGGCGGCCGGCATCCGCATCGGGACGCGGATGGTGTGGGACCCCGGGACCCGGAAGGTGGGGCGGCTGCTGATGGGCAAGGCGATGGACGATCGCCTGGGCGTGGCCGTGCTGGTGGAGGTCGCCCGCCGCGTGGACCCGGCGCGCCTGCGCTTCGACCTGACGCTCGCGCTCACCGTGCAGGAGGAGATCGGCATGGTGGGCGTCGCGAGTGTCGCCCGCGGCGGGCGGGAGTACGACGTGGGCTTCATCATCGACAACGGCTTGGCGGGCGACATCCCCACCGTGAGCGACTTGCACGTGCCGGTGCGGCTGGGCGGCGGCCCCGCGCTGGTGCACCGCGACACCTCCGCGCACTACTCGCGGCGCCTGGCGGAGGAGCTTCGCGCGGTGGCCGGGCGCGAGGGCATCCCCGTGCAGGACGCGGTGCTGTACCACTACTCTTCGGACGGGGCGCAGCTCATACGGCAGGGGATGGAGACGCTGCTCGTCGCTCCTCCCATCCGCTACTCGCACTCGCCCTTCGAGGCGGTGGACCCGGCCGACGTGGAAGCCACCGCGCGCCTCTTCGCCGCCTAC